The Oryzias melastigma strain HK-1 linkage group LG6, ASM292280v2, whole genome shotgun sequence genome includes a window with the following:
- the als2b gene encoding alsin isoform X3 produces METQRKSSGEDGGGERGLLHAWRGYSCSVTPERLLLPRPILQVALGARHAVLLVEGGQVYSVGALPWKQKASETTDPTLEGALSGQRVLTVAAGSFHCGAVTEDGGVHMWGDNGAGQCGLSGLSSVPNPTPVALMEPECGSAQVVSVLELACGERHTLALSLQREVWAWGGGCQLGLNGAAASSVWRPRKVEQLAGRRVLQVACGASHSLALVRCLGPGDAQRPPVDKCSHCNQLLYTMTDKEDHVIISDGHCCPLGVEPTEDDPPAPALKASPSEPVLPSHLSSTSEPPGVTSSDSAHTQDSGSLANGGEELSSAVSRAKSSPYPDERAVKEYLRRLSDNTQADAKTAAGGRHALLPSAGLASSTLNNLASCASAVGERVASTYEALSFKKMMNFYLPSRPPSSEGAAEVGDLTAERVRLEDSVQTKKSCSTGDIHEEEAEGLRRRLSLPGLLSQGRYAVQLLSSSYGLQLSPRLLRRAAHSRMRAVALTPLGGAVPETKELLPSLQTEVWSWGRGEHGQLGHGDCSDQPQPLCIKSLNNKEVVRVVAGAQHSLALTAQCQVFSWGRNNCGQLGHMETPSTVPRLAKMSEGIRVWDASAGERHSLLLADGDCIQPIIYYSGQQVKDGEEDEEEGVAQEGEGDERQAGGYTQQPVLLPFCMNLGYVSSVSAGGGRCMALSDRNMMGLIASFHELASTERKFYGKLYNIKTQVIRPLLELESLSSALGQASLGVLQTLAGQFGHLCHLTGQHSASLTSNLRRCRGLQGLLILEHHDIFLDSYSDYCSAVGNFQVMGGFQSLAKPLLDVFGKSPELLQRLSECSEENTTAPDLMVALFYLPLRHVQEYGRLLLKLATCYEANSEDYKKLQDSWSKFEALSLQLKRRRKEAEFTFHFWKSFPGKMTDSLRKPQRRLICESSNKALTLQNAGRFSVNWFILFNDALVHAQFSTHHIFPLATLWVEPIPEDDSSLHGLKVITPEETFTLLASSPSEKSKWLRAINQAVDQALSGTEQKSEPPISRTASYTFYKEGRLKEATYEGCWVSGKPHGSGVLKWPDGRIYTGTFKNGLEDGFGEFSAPNKSLNKSDCYQGHWKDGKMHGPGTYRYASGEVYDGSFQDGVRHGHGMLRSGKLNTSSPSVFIGQWLQDKKTGYGVFDDITKGEKFMGMWQDHLRQGTGVVVTQFGLYYEGAFKDNKMAGTGVLVSEDDTTYEGDFSDDWTLSGKGVLTMANGDYLEGSFSGEWGSGLKVTGSYFKPHLFDSGKDKTRAVKLGRLCVSAEEKWQAVFQECWSQLGCEAPGRGELLKAWENIAVALTSHRQHIQDRYASSVRPGLMSLSHSKTLEGLEVVPHHEGPITVERYDDIRTYLLNACDTPLHPLGQLVETLVAVYRMTYVGVGANRRLLPLAVTEIKSYLSRIFQIVRFLFPDVPEEGALIPDSASSFQMKKEPSAADAPLESPRPGLVASSWALLLPVLLPRLYPPLFTLYALEKEKEDDLYWECVLRLNKQPDLALLAFLGVQQKFWPISTSVPEAGDKQLVVSSTKDSCFASAVETLQQISTTFTPTDKLQVIQLTFEEITQVVQSLLQQDFLWSMDELFPVFLYVVLRARIRNLGSEVSLMEDLMDPSVQHGELGIMFTTLKACYYQIQHEKVT; encoded by the exons ATGGAGACCCAGAGGAAGAG CTCTGGGGAGGACGGCGGCGGGGAACGGGGCCTCCTCCACGCTTGGAGGGGCTACTCTTGCAGCGTGACCCCGGAGAGGTTGCTGCTCCCTCGACCGATCCTCCAGGTGGCCCTGGGGGCCCGGCACGCCGTCCTGCTAGTGGAAG GTGGGCAGGTGTACAGCGTGGGGgcgttgccatggaaacagaaAGCCTCTGAAACGACAGACCCCACCCTGGAGGGTGCGCTCAGCGGGCAGCGGGTGCTCACTGTGGCGGCCGGCAGCTTCCACTGCGGGGCGGTGACGGAGGACGGCGGCGTCCACATGTGGGGGGACAACGGCGCCGGGCAGTGCGGGCTGTCGGGGCTCAGCAGCGTCCCCAACCCCACGCCGGTGGCCCTGATGGAGCCGGAGTGCGGCTCGGCTCAGGTGGTGTCGGTGCTGGAGCTGGCCTGCGGGGAGCGCCACACTCTGGCGCTGTCTCTGCAGCGGGAGGTGTGGGCGTGGGGCGGCGGGTGTCAGCTCGGCCTCAACGGCGCCGCCGCCTCGTCGGTGTGGAGGCCGCGGAAGGTGGAGCAGTTGGCGGGGAGGCGCGTGCTGCAGGTGGCCTGCGGGGCGTCGCACAGCCTGGCTCTGGTGCGCTGCCTCGGCCCCGGGGACGCCCAGCGCCCCCCAGTGGACAAGTGCAGCCACTGCAACCAGCTGCTGTACACCATGACGGACAAGGAGGACCACGTCATCATCTCTGACGGACACTGCTGTCCGCTCGGCGTGGAGCCCACCGAGGACGACCCGCCCGCTCCTGCCCTCAAAGCATCGCCGTCCGAGCCCGTGCTCCCGTCCCACCTCTCCTCCACCTCTGAGCCTCCTGGCGTAACCTcctctgactccgcccacacTCAGGACTCTGGCTCATTAGCAAACGGAGGGGAGGAGCTTTCCTCGGCGGTGTCCCGGGCCAAGAGTTCCCCGTATCCTGATGAACGGGCCGTGAAGGAGTATCTGAGGAGGCTGTCGGACAACACGCAGGCAGACGCCAAGACTGCCGCCGGGGGGCGCCACGCTCTGCTG CCGTCAGCAGGTCTGGCGTCCTCCACCCTCAACAACTTGGCCTCCTGCGCGTCCGCCGTGGGCGAGCGGGTGGCCTCCACGTACGAGGCCCTGTCCTTCAAAAAGATGATGAACTTCTACCTGCCGTCCAGGCCTCCCAGTTCGGAGGGCGCGGCCGAAGTGGGCGACCTCACCGCCGAGCGCGTCCGCCTGGAGGACTCGGTGCAGACCAAGAAGAGCTGCAGCACGGGGGACATCCacgaggaggaggcggagggcCTGCGGCGCCGCCTGTCGCTGCCGGGGCTCCTGTCACAGGGTAGATACGCTGTTCAGCTCTTATCCTCCTCCTATGGGCTGCAGC TGTCGCCACGGCTGCTGAGGAGAGCCGCCCACTCCAGGATGCGAGCCGTGGCCCTCACCCCTCTGGGAGGAGCGGTTCCCGAGACCAAGGAGCTGCTGCCCTCCCTGCAGACGGAGGTGTGGAGCTGGGGCCGCGGCGAGCACGGCCAGCTGGGACACGGAGACTGCTCGGACCA GCCGCAGCCGCTCTGCATCAAGAGTCTGAACAACAAGGAGGTGGTGCGGGTGGTGGCCGGCGCCCAGCATTCACTCGCCCTGACGGCTCAGTGTCAG GTGTTCTCGTGGGGCAGGAACAACTGTGGTCAGCTCGGTCACATGGAGACGCCCAGCACCGTCCCCCGCCTCGCCAAG ATGTCTGAAGGGATCCGGGTGTGGGACGCCAGCGCTGGAGAACGCCACTCCCTGCTGTTGGCGGACGGCGACTGCATCCAGCCCATCATTTACTACAGCGGCCAGCAGGTGAAGGACGgcgaggaggacgaggaggagggcGTGGCTCAGGAGGGTGAAGGAGACGAGCGACAGGCGGGAGGATACACCCAGCAGCCCGTCCTGCTGCCTTTCTGCATGAAT CTGGGATATGTCAGCAGCGTGTCGGCCGGTGGGGGGAGGTGCATGGCGCTGTCGGACAGGAACATGATGGGCCTCATCGCTAGCTTCCACGAGCTAGCCTCCACGGAGAGGAAGTTCTACGGCAAGCTGTATAATATAAAGACGCAGGTCAtccgccccctgctggagcTGG AGTCCCTGAGCTCGGCTCTGGGTCAGGCTTCCCTTGGCGTCCTGCAGACTTTGGCGGGTCAGTTTGGTCATCTGTGTCACCTGACCGGACAGCACAGCGCCAGCCTGACCTCCAACCTGCGGCGCTGCCGCGGCCTCCAGGGCCTCCTCATCCTGGAGCACCACGACATCTTCCTGGACTCCTACAGCGA TTACTGCAGCGCCGTGGGGAACTTCCAGGTGATGGGAGGCTTCCAGTCTCTGGCCAAACCGCTGCT GGACGTCTTTGGGAAAAGTCCAGAGCTGCTGCAGAGGCTGTCGGAGTGCAGCGAGGAGAACACCACCGCACCGGACCTCATGGTGGCGCTCTTTTATCTCCCTTTGCGCCACGTCCAGGAGTACGGGCGGCTCCTGCTCAAGTTAGCCACCTGCTACGAAGCG AACTCGGAGGACTACAAGAAGCTGCAGGACAGCTGGTCCAAGTTTGAAGCTTTGAGCCTCCagctgaagaggaggaggaaggaggcggAGTTCACCTTCCACTTCTGGAAGAGCTTTCCCGGGAAAATGACG GACTCGCTGCGGAAGCCCCAGCGGCGGCTGATCTGCGAGAGCAGCAACAAGGCGCTGACGCTGCAAAACGCCGGCCGCTTCTCCGTCAACTGGTTCATCCTTTTCAACGACGCCCTGGTCCACGCGCAG TTCTCCACTCATCACATCTTCCCTTTAGCAACGCTGTGGGTGGAGCCAATCCCAGAGGACGACTCCAGCCT ACACGGGTTAAAGGTGATCACACCTGAAGAGACGTTCACACTACTGGCGTCGTCTCCTTCAGAAAAG TCCAAGTGGTTGCGAGCCATCAACCAGGCTGTGGATCAAGCTCTGAGCGGGACGGAGCAAAAGTCAGAACCGCCCATCTCCAGAACCGCTTCCTACACGTTCTACAAGGAGGGACGGCTGAAGGAGGCGACGTATGAAGGGTGCTGGGTTTCTGGAAAGCCCCATGGCAG TGGAGTTCTGAAATGGCCTGATGGGAGAATCTATACCGGGACGTTCAAGAATGGACTGGAAGACGG CTTTGGGGAGTTCTCAGCTCCAAACAAGAGCCTCAACAAGAGCGACTGCTATCAGGGTCACTGGAAAGACGGGAAGATGCACGGCCCGGGGACCTACAG GTATGCCAGCGGAGAAGTCTACGATGGATCCTTCCAGGACGGCGTGCGGCACGGGCACGGCATGCTCCGCAGCGGCAAGCTCAACACGTCCTCGCCCAGCGTCTTCATCGGCCAGTGGCTGCAGGACAAGAAGACGGGCTACGGCGTCTTCGACGACATCACGAA AGGGGAGAAGTTCATGGGCATGTGGCAGGACCACCTGCGTCAGGGCACGGGCGTCGTCGTCACGCAGTTCGGCCTCTACTACGAAGGAGCCTTCAAGGACAACAAAATGGCG GGAACTGGCGTCCTGGTGTCAGAAGACGATACGACGTATGAGggggacttttctgacgactgGACCCTCAGTGGGAAG GGCGTGCTGACCATGGCGAACGGCGACTACCTGGAGGGCTCCTTCAGTGGCGAATGGGGCTCCGGCCTCAAAGTGACCGGCTCCTACTTCAAACCTCACCTGTTTGACTCCGGCAAAGACAAGACGCGAGCCGT GAAGCTGGGTCGGCTGTGCGTCAGCGCGGAGGAGAAGTGGCAGGCCGTCTTCCAGGAGTGTTGGAGTCAGCTGGGCTGTGAGGCGCCGGGACGAGGAGAGCTCCTGAAGGCCTGGGAGAACATCGCCGTGGCCCTCACCAGCCACCGCCAACACATCCAGGACAGGTACGCTTCAAGTGTTCG tCCAGGGTTGATGTCTCTGAGTCACAGCAAAACCCTGGAGGGTCTGGAGGTTGTCCCGCATCATGAAGGGCCCATCACCGTGGAGAGATACGACGACATCCGCACCTACCTCCTCAAC GCGTGCGACACCCCCCTACACCCCCTGGGCCAGCTGGTGGAGACCCTGGTGGCCGTCTACCGGATGACCTACGTGGGCGTCGGCGCAAACCGGCGACTCCTGCCGCTGGCCGTCACCGAGATCAAGTCCTACCTCAGTCGCATCTTCCAGATCGTCCG GTTTCTGTTCCCAGACGTGCCAGAAGAGGGCGCCCTCATACCAGATTCAGCCTCCAGCTTCCAGATGAAAAAGGAGCCGAGTGCTGCTGACGCCCCGCTGGAGTCGCCCCGGCCCGG CCTGGTGGCGAGCAGCTGGGCTCTGCTGCTGCCCGTCCTGCTGCCTCGCCTCTACCCGCCGCTCTTCACGCTCTACGCTctggagaaggagaaggaggacgACCTGTACTGGGAGTGCGTCCTCCGGCTCAACAAGCAGCCCGACCTCGCCCTGCTGGCCTTCCTCGGGGTCCAGCA GAAATTCTGGCCCATCTCAACTTCCGTACCCGAGGCAGGAGACAAACAGCTG GTCGTCTCCAGCACCAAAGACTCCTGCTTTGCCTCTGCGGTGGAAACGCTGCAGCAGATCAG CACGACGTTCACCCCCACAGACAAGCTGCAGGTGATCCAGCTGACCTTCGAGGAGATCACTCAGGTGGTCCAGtcgctgctgcagcaggacttCCTGTGGTCCATGGACGAGCTCTTCCCCGTCTTTCTCTACGTGGTTCTGCGAGCTCG GATCAGGAACCTGGGCTCTGAGGTCAGCCTCATGGAGGACCTGATGGACCCGTCGGTCCAGCACGGAGAGCTGGGAATCATGTTCACCACGCTCAAG GCGTGCTACTACCAGATTCAGCACGAGAAGGTCACATAA
- the als2b gene encoding alsin isoform X6, translated as METQRKSSGEDGGGERGLLHAWRGYSCSVTPERLLLPRPILQVALGARHAVLLVEGGQVYSVGALPWKQKASETTDPTLEGALSGQRVLTVAAGSFHCGAVTEDGGVHMWGDNGAGQCGLSGLSSVPNPTPVALMEPECGSAQVVSVLELACGERHTLALSLQREVWAWGGGCQLGLNGAAASSVWRPRKVEQLAGRRVLQVACGASHSLALVRCLGPGDAQRPPVDKCSHCNQLLYTMTDKEDHVIISDGHCCPLGVEPTEDDPPAPALKASPSEPVLPSHLSSTSEPPGVTSSDSAHTQDSGSLANGGEELSSAVSRAKSSPYPDERAVKEYLRRLSDNTQADAKTAAGGRHALLPSAGLASSTLNNLASCASAVGERVASTYEALSFKKMMNFYLPSRPPSSEGAAEVGDLTAERVRLEDSVQTKKSCSTGDIHEEEAEGLRRRLSLPGLLSQVSPRLLRRAAHSRMRAVALTPLGGAVPETKELLPSLQTEVWSWGRGEHGQLGHGDCSDQPQPLCIKSLNNKEVVRVVAGAQHSLALTAQCQVFSWGRNNCGQLGHMETPSTVPRLAKMSEGIRVWDASAGERHSLLLADGDCIQPIIYYSGQQVKDGEEDEEEGVAQEGEGDERQAGGYTQQPVLLPFCMNLGYVSSVSAGGGRCMALSDRNMMGLIASFHELASTERKFYGKLYNIKTQVIRPLLELESLSSALGQASLGVLQTLAGQFGHLCHLTGQHSASLTSNLRRCRGLQGLLILEHHDIFLDSYSDYCSAVGNFQVMGGFQSLAKPLLDVFGKSPELLQRLSECSEENTTAPDLMVALFYLPLRHVQEYGRLLLKLATCYEANSEDYKKLQDSWSKFEALSLQLKRRRKEAEFTFHFWKSFPGKMTDSLRKPQRRLICESSNKALTLQNAGRFSVNWFILFNDALVHAQFSTHHIFPLATLWVEPIPEDDSSLHGLKVITPEETFTLLASSPSEKSKWLRAINQAVDQALSGTEQKSEPPISRTASYTFYKEGRLKEATYEGCWVSGKPHGSGVLKWPDGRIYTGTFKNGLEDGFGEFSAPNKSLNKSDCYQGHWKDGKMHGPGTYRYASGEVYDGSFQDGVRHGHGMLRSGKLNTSSPSVFIGQWLQDKKTGYGVFDDITKGEKFMGMWQDHLRQGTGVVVTQFGLYYEGAFKDNKMAGTGVLVSEDDTTYEGDFSDDWTLSGKGVLTMANGDYLEGSFSGEWGSGLKVTGSYFKPHLFDSGKDKTRAVKLGRLCVSAEEKWQAVFQECWSQLGCEAPGRGELLKAWENIAVALTSHRQHIQDSPGLMSLSHSKTLEGLEVVPHHEGPITVERYDDIRTYLLNACDTPLHPLGQLVETLVAVYRMTYVGVGANRRLLPLAVTEIKSYLSRIFQIVRFLFPDVPEEGALIPDSASSFQMKKEPSAADAPLESPRPGLVASSWALLLPVLLPRLYPPLFTLYALEKEKEDDLYWECVLRLNKQPDLALLAFLGVQQKFWPISTSVPEAGDKQLVVSSTKDSCFASAVETLQQISTTFTPTDKLQVIQLTFEEITQVVQSLLQQDFLWSMDELFPVFLYVVLRARIRNLGSEVSLMEDLMDPSVQHGELGIMFTTLKACYYQIQHEKVT; from the exons ATGGAGACCCAGAGGAAGAG CTCTGGGGAGGACGGCGGCGGGGAACGGGGCCTCCTCCACGCTTGGAGGGGCTACTCTTGCAGCGTGACCCCGGAGAGGTTGCTGCTCCCTCGACCGATCCTCCAGGTGGCCCTGGGGGCCCGGCACGCCGTCCTGCTAGTGGAAG GTGGGCAGGTGTACAGCGTGGGGgcgttgccatggaaacagaaAGCCTCTGAAACGACAGACCCCACCCTGGAGGGTGCGCTCAGCGGGCAGCGGGTGCTCACTGTGGCGGCCGGCAGCTTCCACTGCGGGGCGGTGACGGAGGACGGCGGCGTCCACATGTGGGGGGACAACGGCGCCGGGCAGTGCGGGCTGTCGGGGCTCAGCAGCGTCCCCAACCCCACGCCGGTGGCCCTGATGGAGCCGGAGTGCGGCTCGGCTCAGGTGGTGTCGGTGCTGGAGCTGGCCTGCGGGGAGCGCCACACTCTGGCGCTGTCTCTGCAGCGGGAGGTGTGGGCGTGGGGCGGCGGGTGTCAGCTCGGCCTCAACGGCGCCGCCGCCTCGTCGGTGTGGAGGCCGCGGAAGGTGGAGCAGTTGGCGGGGAGGCGCGTGCTGCAGGTGGCCTGCGGGGCGTCGCACAGCCTGGCTCTGGTGCGCTGCCTCGGCCCCGGGGACGCCCAGCGCCCCCCAGTGGACAAGTGCAGCCACTGCAACCAGCTGCTGTACACCATGACGGACAAGGAGGACCACGTCATCATCTCTGACGGACACTGCTGTCCGCTCGGCGTGGAGCCCACCGAGGACGACCCGCCCGCTCCTGCCCTCAAAGCATCGCCGTCCGAGCCCGTGCTCCCGTCCCACCTCTCCTCCACCTCTGAGCCTCCTGGCGTAACCTcctctgactccgcccacacTCAGGACTCTGGCTCATTAGCAAACGGAGGGGAGGAGCTTTCCTCGGCGGTGTCCCGGGCCAAGAGTTCCCCGTATCCTGATGAACGGGCCGTGAAGGAGTATCTGAGGAGGCTGTCGGACAACACGCAGGCAGACGCCAAGACTGCCGCCGGGGGGCGCCACGCTCTGCTG CCGTCAGCAGGTCTGGCGTCCTCCACCCTCAACAACTTGGCCTCCTGCGCGTCCGCCGTGGGCGAGCGGGTGGCCTCCACGTACGAGGCCCTGTCCTTCAAAAAGATGATGAACTTCTACCTGCCGTCCAGGCCTCCCAGTTCGGAGGGCGCGGCCGAAGTGGGCGACCTCACCGCCGAGCGCGTCCGCCTGGAGGACTCGGTGCAGACCAAGAAGAGCTGCAGCACGGGGGACATCCacgaggaggaggcggagggcCTGCGGCGCCGCCTGTCGCTGCCGGGGCTCCTGTCACAGG TGTCGCCACGGCTGCTGAGGAGAGCCGCCCACTCCAGGATGCGAGCCGTGGCCCTCACCCCTCTGGGAGGAGCGGTTCCCGAGACCAAGGAGCTGCTGCCCTCCCTGCAGACGGAGGTGTGGAGCTGGGGCCGCGGCGAGCACGGCCAGCTGGGACACGGAGACTGCTCGGACCA GCCGCAGCCGCTCTGCATCAAGAGTCTGAACAACAAGGAGGTGGTGCGGGTGGTGGCCGGCGCCCAGCATTCACTCGCCCTGACGGCTCAGTGTCAG GTGTTCTCGTGGGGCAGGAACAACTGTGGTCAGCTCGGTCACATGGAGACGCCCAGCACCGTCCCCCGCCTCGCCAAG ATGTCTGAAGGGATCCGGGTGTGGGACGCCAGCGCTGGAGAACGCCACTCCCTGCTGTTGGCGGACGGCGACTGCATCCAGCCCATCATTTACTACAGCGGCCAGCAGGTGAAGGACGgcgaggaggacgaggaggagggcGTGGCTCAGGAGGGTGAAGGAGACGAGCGACAGGCGGGAGGATACACCCAGCAGCCCGTCCTGCTGCCTTTCTGCATGAAT CTGGGATATGTCAGCAGCGTGTCGGCCGGTGGGGGGAGGTGCATGGCGCTGTCGGACAGGAACATGATGGGCCTCATCGCTAGCTTCCACGAGCTAGCCTCCACGGAGAGGAAGTTCTACGGCAAGCTGTATAATATAAAGACGCAGGTCAtccgccccctgctggagcTGG AGTCCCTGAGCTCGGCTCTGGGTCAGGCTTCCCTTGGCGTCCTGCAGACTTTGGCGGGTCAGTTTGGTCATCTGTGTCACCTGACCGGACAGCACAGCGCCAGCCTGACCTCCAACCTGCGGCGCTGCCGCGGCCTCCAGGGCCTCCTCATCCTGGAGCACCACGACATCTTCCTGGACTCCTACAGCGA TTACTGCAGCGCCGTGGGGAACTTCCAGGTGATGGGAGGCTTCCAGTCTCTGGCCAAACCGCTGCT GGACGTCTTTGGGAAAAGTCCAGAGCTGCTGCAGAGGCTGTCGGAGTGCAGCGAGGAGAACACCACCGCACCGGACCTCATGGTGGCGCTCTTTTATCTCCCTTTGCGCCACGTCCAGGAGTACGGGCGGCTCCTGCTCAAGTTAGCCACCTGCTACGAAGCG AACTCGGAGGACTACAAGAAGCTGCAGGACAGCTGGTCCAAGTTTGAAGCTTTGAGCCTCCagctgaagaggaggaggaaggaggcggAGTTCACCTTCCACTTCTGGAAGAGCTTTCCCGGGAAAATGACG GACTCGCTGCGGAAGCCCCAGCGGCGGCTGATCTGCGAGAGCAGCAACAAGGCGCTGACGCTGCAAAACGCCGGCCGCTTCTCCGTCAACTGGTTCATCCTTTTCAACGACGCCCTGGTCCACGCGCAG TTCTCCACTCATCACATCTTCCCTTTAGCAACGCTGTGGGTGGAGCCAATCCCAGAGGACGACTCCAGCCT ACACGGGTTAAAGGTGATCACACCTGAAGAGACGTTCACACTACTGGCGTCGTCTCCTTCAGAAAAG TCCAAGTGGTTGCGAGCCATCAACCAGGCTGTGGATCAAGCTCTGAGCGGGACGGAGCAAAAGTCAGAACCGCCCATCTCCAGAACCGCTTCCTACACGTTCTACAAGGAGGGACGGCTGAAGGAGGCGACGTATGAAGGGTGCTGGGTTTCTGGAAAGCCCCATGGCAG TGGAGTTCTGAAATGGCCTGATGGGAGAATCTATACCGGGACGTTCAAGAATGGACTGGAAGACGG CTTTGGGGAGTTCTCAGCTCCAAACAAGAGCCTCAACAAGAGCGACTGCTATCAGGGTCACTGGAAAGACGGGAAGATGCACGGCCCGGGGACCTACAG GTATGCCAGCGGAGAAGTCTACGATGGATCCTTCCAGGACGGCGTGCGGCACGGGCACGGCATGCTCCGCAGCGGCAAGCTCAACACGTCCTCGCCCAGCGTCTTCATCGGCCAGTGGCTGCAGGACAAGAAGACGGGCTACGGCGTCTTCGACGACATCACGAA AGGGGAGAAGTTCATGGGCATGTGGCAGGACCACCTGCGTCAGGGCACGGGCGTCGTCGTCACGCAGTTCGGCCTCTACTACGAAGGAGCCTTCAAGGACAACAAAATGGCG GGAACTGGCGTCCTGGTGTCAGAAGACGATACGACGTATGAGggggacttttctgacgactgGACCCTCAGTGGGAAG GGCGTGCTGACCATGGCGAACGGCGACTACCTGGAGGGCTCCTTCAGTGGCGAATGGGGCTCCGGCCTCAAAGTGACCGGCTCCTACTTCAAACCTCACCTGTTTGACTCCGGCAAAGACAAGACGCGAGCCGT GAAGCTGGGTCGGCTGTGCGTCAGCGCGGAGGAGAAGTGGCAGGCCGTCTTCCAGGAGTGTTGGAGTCAGCTGGGCTGTGAGGCGCCGGGACGAGGAGAGCTCCTGAAGGCCTGGGAGAACATCGCCGTGGCCCTCACCAGCCACCGCCAACACATCCAGGACAG tCCAGGGTTGATGTCTCTGAGTCACAGCAAAACCCTGGAGGGTCTGGAGGTTGTCCCGCATCATGAAGGGCCCATCACCGTGGAGAGATACGACGACATCCGCACCTACCTCCTCAAC GCGTGCGACACCCCCCTACACCCCCTGGGCCAGCTGGTGGAGACCCTGGTGGCCGTCTACCGGATGACCTACGTGGGCGTCGGCGCAAACCGGCGACTCCTGCCGCTGGCCGTCACCGAGATCAAGTCCTACCTCAGTCGCATCTTCCAGATCGTCCG GTTTCTGTTCCCAGACGTGCCAGAAGAGGGCGCCCTCATACCAGATTCAGCCTCCAGCTTCCAGATGAAAAAGGAGCCGAGTGCTGCTGACGCCCCGCTGGAGTCGCCCCGGCCCGG CCTGGTGGCGAGCAGCTGGGCTCTGCTGCTGCCCGTCCTGCTGCCTCGCCTCTACCCGCCGCTCTTCACGCTCTACGCTctggagaaggagaaggaggacgACCTGTACTGGGAGTGCGTCCTCCGGCTCAACAAGCAGCCCGACCTCGCCCTGCTGGCCTTCCTCGGGGTCCAGCA GAAATTCTGGCCCATCTCAACTTCCGTACCCGAGGCAGGAGACAAACAGCTG GTCGTCTCCAGCACCAAAGACTCCTGCTTTGCCTCTGCGGTGGAAACGCTGCAGCAGATCAG CACGACGTTCACCCCCACAGACAAGCTGCAGGTGATCCAGCTGACCTTCGAGGAGATCACTCAGGTGGTCCAGtcgctgctgcagcaggacttCCTGTGGTCCATGGACGAGCTCTTCCCCGTCTTTCTCTACGTGGTTCTGCGAGCTCG GATCAGGAACCTGGGCTCTGAGGTCAGCCTCATGGAGGACCTGATGGACCCGTCGGTCCAGCACGGAGAGCTGGGAATCATGTTCACCACGCTCAAG GCGTGCTACTACCAGATTCAGCACGAGAAGGTCACATAA